The sequence TGGGCGGGGTTTTATTTCCTCGAAACCGACGACGAACTCGTGCTGGGACCGTTCCAGGGCAAGCCTGCCTGTGTGCGCATCGCCGTCGGCCGCGGGGTCTGCGGCACGGCCGTCAAGGAAGACCGCTCGATCCTCGTGGAAGACGTCCACGCCTTTCCCGGCCACATCGCTTGCGATGCGGCCTCGCGCTCGGAACTCGTCGTTCCGGTCAGGCGTGACGGCCGGGTGATCGGCGTCATCGATCTCGATAGCCCGGAGCCTGCGCGCTTCGACCGCGACGACCAGAGTGGCATCGAAAAACTTGCCGCGATCTTCGCGGCGGCAATCGCATAGGGCCGCCGTCGTGGATGATCTGGCAAGGACAGACAGGCTTTCGCTTCGAGCCGCAGCATGACGGATGCCGCTCCTGTCGTGAACGTCGAAACGCATGCGCGCGTGGCCCGCAAGATCGACGTCGTCGTCATTGGTGCCGGCCAGGCGGGACTGTCTTCGGCCTTTCATCTGAGCCGGCTCGGGCTGGAGCCTCACAGGCAGTATCTCATCATCGACCGGTCGCCGCAGCCGGGCGGCGCCTGGCAGTTTCGCTGGCCGTCGCTGACTTTGAACACGGTCAACGGAATTCATGATCTCCCCGGCATGAAATTTTCCGAAGCGGTCGATACCAGCAAGGGCGAGGTCCACGCGGCCGTCGCAGTGCCGCAATATTACGGCGCCTACGAGAAGGCGTTCGATCTGCCGGTCCGCCGGCCGGTGGCCGTCAAGGTCGTGTGCGACCGTGGCGAGCGCTTCAGGGTGGAGACGGACGACGGCGCCTATGCCGCCCGAGGCATCATCAACGCGACCGGCACCTGGGAGGCCCCCTATATTCCGCCCTATCCAGGCGCGGAGCGCTTCAAGGGGCGCCAGTTGCACACGAAGGATTATCAGTCGGCAGGGCAGTTCGCCGGGCAGCATGTGGTGGTTGTCGGCGGCGGCATCTCCGCCATCCAACTGCTCGATGAAATATCGCAGGTGACATCGACGACCTGGGTAACGCGCGAGGAGCCGGCCTTCCGCAACGAGCCGTTTACGCCGGAGGTCGGACGCGCCGCCGTAGCGATGGTCGAGGACCGGGTTCGCCGCGGCCTGCCGCCGGGCTCGGTCGTCTCGGTGACGGGCATTCCGGTGACGCCGGCGATCATGGCCGCACGCGCACGCGGCGCGCTCGAGCGCCAGCCGATGTTTGCCGAAATGACAGAAAACGGCGTGCGCTGGCCGGATGGACGCGAGCTGCCCGTCGACGTCATTCTGTGGAGCACCGGCTTCAGAAGCGCGCTCGATCACCTGGCGCCGCTGCAACTGCGCAATGCTGACGGCGGTATCCTGATGACCGGTCGGCTGGCGACGCAGGTGGCAAAAGACCCCCGGATCCATCTCGTCGGCTACGGTCCGTCGGCTTCCACCATCGGTGCGAACCGGGCGGGAGGCGCTGCCGCTCGCGAACTCTCAGATTTTCTTCATCTGACCTGACGGACACCGGCGCGATCGCGAAGGCTTCGTCGCCGGCAAGCCGGCGGGCAACGCCCGTCCGGCGGCGCTGAAGTTGCATGCCCTTTTCATAGAGGTATGACGTTTACTCATAATATTGCGCGATTTTTTCCAATCGATCATAGTCCCTGTAACAAGAGAGCCGACGGGCGGGAGAATCGCGGTAACGCGGGCGGCCTGCCTCAGTACGGGGAACCCATGATCAAATTCATTCTCAATCGCCTCGTGATGGCGATACCGACGATGGTCATCGTCTCGGTGGCCGTCTTCACGCTCATCCGCCTCATTCCCGGCGACCCGGCAGCGCTGATGCTCGGCGACATGGCCGAGCCGCAGCAGATTGCCGCGTTGCGCACGGAGCTCGGTCTCGACCGCAGCATCCCGGAGCAATTCGTCATCTGGGCCGGCAATATCCTCTCCGGGGATTTCGGCACCTCGATCGTCACCGGCGAGCCGGTGCTGCATCTGGTGGTCAGCCGCTTCTTCGTCAGCGCCGAAATCGTCGTCATCGCCGTGTTTCTTGCAAGCCTGATCGCGGTTCCGGCCGGCGTCATCGCCGCCTGGCGGCAGAACAGCCTGACCGACCTGGCGCTCGTCGGTTCCGCGACTGTGCTTCTGTCGATCCCCACCTTCTGGCTCGGCCTTCTCCTGCTGCTCGCCTTCGGCCTGAAGCTCGGCTGGCTGCCGGTGCTCGGCTACGTGCCGATCTCGGAGAACTGGAAGGCCGGCCTTCTCTATCTGGTGCTACCGGTCATGACCCTCGTCATCCACGAGATGGGCGTGATCATCCGCATGGCGCGCGCCTCGACGCTCGAGGTGCTCAGGCTCGACTACATCACTCATGCCCGCGCCAAGGGGCTTTCGGAAAGTGCCGTTCTCTGGCGCCATGCCTTCAAGAACGCCTTCGGTCCGACCTGGACGATGATCGGCCTGATCCTCGGCAACCTGCTCGGCGGCATCGCCGTCATCGAGACGGTGTTCACCATTCCGGGTCTCGGTCGCCTGATGGTCGATGCGATCTTCCAGCGCGACTATCCGGTGATCCAGGGGTGCCTGCTGCTCGTCGCCTTCTCCTATGTCGTCGTCAACCTCGTGGTCGACCTCCTCTATCCTCTCTTCGATCCGCGGGTGGTGGCAGAATGAGAAAGCTCACTTTCAACGGCGTCATCGGCGGCGGCCTGATCGGGCTGCTGGTCATCGCCGCCCTCATCGGCCTTTTCTGGACGCCCTATGATCCGATGGCGCTCGGCTTCACCGCGCGTCTTGCCGCCCCCGGTGCAGCGCACTGGCTCGGCACCGACGAGTTCGGCCGCGATGTCGCGAGCCGCCTGATGGTCGGCGCCCGCGCCAGCGTCTGGATCGGTTTCCTGACGGTCACCTTCGCCGTCGTCTTCGGCACCTTCATCGGCGTCGTCAGCGGCTATGCCCGCGGCTGGATCGATGGCGTGATCATGGCGATCAACAATGCGCTTCTGGCCTTCCCCGGCATCCTGCTGGCGCTCGGCCTGCTCGCCATCTTCGGCGCCAACCAGTACGGCATCATCTTCGCGCTCGGCATCGCCTATACGCCGTCGATGGCCCGCGTGGTACGCGGCGCGGTGCTGTCGCTGCGCGAACGTGAGTTCATCGAGGCGTCGCGGGTGATGGGCAATGGCGAGATCTACACGATGCTGCGCCACATCCTGCCGAACTGCCTGGCGCCGATCACGGTGCTTGCGACCTCGATGTTCGGCTGGGCAATCCTGTCGGAAAGCGCGCTTTCCTTCCTCGGCCTTGGCGTTCCGCCACCGGCTCCCACCTGGGGCAACATGCTCGCCGCCGGCCGCCCGTTCATCGAACAGGCCGTCTGGCTCGGTTTCTTCCCCGGTCTCTGCATCGCTCTCACCCTGCTCGGCATCAACCTTCTGGGCGACGCCCTGCGCGACAAGCTCGACCCCCGCATGCGAGGCCTGAAATGACCGGCAAGACCCTCTTAAGCGTCGAAGGCCTTTCGTTGGCCGTCAGCCATACCGGCAACCAGGTGGTCAAGAAAGTCAGCTTCGACG comes from Ensifer sp. PDNC004 and encodes:
- a CDS encoding ABC transporter permease; amino-acid sequence: MIKFILNRLVMAIPTMVIVSVAVFTLIRLIPGDPAALMLGDMAEPQQIAALRTELGLDRSIPEQFVIWAGNILSGDFGTSIVTGEPVLHLVVSRFFVSAEIVVIAVFLASLIAVPAGVIAAWRQNSLTDLALVGSATVLLSIPTFWLGLLLLLAFGLKLGWLPVLGYVPISENWKAGLLYLVLPVMTLVIHEMGVIIRMARASTLEVLRLDYITHARAKGLSESAVLWRHAFKNAFGPTWTMIGLILGNLLGGIAVIETVFTIPGLGRLMVDAIFQRDYPVIQGCLLLVAFSYVVVNLVVDLLYPLFDPRVVAE
- a CDS encoding ABC transporter permease, whose translation is MRKLTFNGVIGGGLIGLLVIAALIGLFWTPYDPMALGFTARLAAPGAAHWLGTDEFGRDVASRLMVGARASVWIGFLTVTFAVVFGTFIGVVSGYARGWIDGVIMAINNALLAFPGILLALGLLAIFGANQYGIIFALGIAYTPSMARVVRGAVLSLREREFIEASRVMGNGEIYTMLRHILPNCLAPITVLATSMFGWAILSESALSFLGLGVPPPAPTWGNMLAAGRPFIEQAVWLGFFPGLCIALTLLGINLLGDALRDKLDPRMRGLK
- a CDS encoding NAD(P)-binding domain-containing protein, translated to MTDAAPVVNVETHARVARKIDVVVIGAGQAGLSSAFHLSRLGLEPHRQYLIIDRSPQPGGAWQFRWPSLTLNTVNGIHDLPGMKFSEAVDTSKGEVHAAVAVPQYYGAYEKAFDLPVRRPVAVKVVCDRGERFRVETDDGAYAARGIINATGTWEAPYIPPYPGAERFKGRQLHTKDYQSAGQFAGQHVVVVGGGISAIQLLDEISQVTSTTWVTREEPAFRNEPFTPEVGRAAVAMVEDRVRRGLPPGSVVSVTGIPVTPAIMAARARGALERQPMFAEMTENGVRWPDGRELPVDVILWSTGFRSALDHLAPLQLRNADGGILMTGRLATQVAKDPRIHLVGYGPSASTIGANRAGGAAARELSDFLHLT
- a CDS encoding GAF domain-containing protein, which gives rise to MFQAATIDTGDKRAFYAELAQQLESLLHGEPNLIANAANTSALMFQTMPSLNWAGFYFLETDDELVLGPFQGKPACVRIAVGRGVCGTAVKEDRSILVEDVHAFPGHIACDAASRSELVVPVRRDGRVIGVIDLDSPEPARFDRDDQSGIEKLAAIFAAAIA